In the Phaseolus vulgaris cultivar G19833 chromosome 7, P. vulgaris v2.0, whole genome shotgun sequence genome, one interval contains:
- the LOC137827959 gene encoding very-long-chain aldehyde decarbonylase GL1-9-like → MVFWEGYVSDELMGTFAPIVLYWIYAGFYHLLPPLDKYRLHTRKDEGNKNLVPFKTVVKGVLLQQLVQAIVALILLTTTTNASGVIVQPSIPKQILQILVAMFVMDTWQYFVHRYMHQNKFLYRHIHSQHHRLVVPYAIGALYNHPIEGLLLDTVGGAISFLVSGMTARTAVVFFCFAVVKTVDDHCGLWLPGNIFHIFFQNNTAYHDIHHQLQGLKYNYSQPFFSIWDKLLGTYMPFNLVKRPGGGFEARLAKE, encoded by the exons ATGGTTTTCTGGGAAGGGTATGTGAGCGATGAATTGATGGGCACGTTTGCCCCTATTGTGCTTTATTGGATATATGCTGGATTTTATCACTTGCTCCCACCTCTAGACAAGTATCGGTTGCATACTAGGAAAGACGAGGGAAACAAGAATTTGGTTCCCTTTAAAACAGTTGTCAAGGGTGTTTTGCTTCAGCAGCTTGTTCAGGCAATTGTTGCTCTCATCTTG TTGACTACAACGACAAATGCATCTGGGGTTATAGTGCAGCCTTCTATCCCCAAGCAAATCTTGCAGATCCTTGTTGCGATGTTTGTGATGGATACATGGCAGTACTTTGTGCATAGGTACATGCATCAGAACAAGTTTTTATATCGCCATATCCACTCCCAGCATCACAGACTGGTTGTTCCTTATGCAATAGGAGCCCTTTACAATCACCCAATTGAGGGTCTTCTACTTGACACTGTTGGTGGTGCCATATCATTTCTTGTCTCAGGGATGACTGCAAGAACAGCAGTTGTATTCTTCTGCTTCGCTGTGGTGAAAACTGTTGATGATCACTGTGGACTGTGGTTGCCTGGAAACATCTTCCATATATTTTTCCAGAACAACACAGCTTACCATGACATTCATCATCAACTGCAAGGGCTGAAGTACAATTATTCTCAGCCATTCTTTTCCATATGGGACAAACTTCTTGGGACATACATGCCTTTCAATCTTGTAAAGAGGCCTGGAGGGGGGTTTGAGGCAAGGCTAGCTAAGGAATAG
- the LOC137828997 gene encoding uncharacterized protein — translation MSSSPHSPKSIESEVKSLKTLLKEVSQAVQLISFRQLENENKINELAKAQEEKSQKSQKSKKTHASQSIESLGEGSRRINDYYQPPPRRTRQREQEVPRETIVDLPHFHGKENVEVYLDWEMKVEQLFACHRVSEERKVPLATLSFQGNAMYWWTSLERDRRLHREPSITYWNDLRGALRRRHIPSYYHRELMDKLQRLQQRNMSVEEYRQKMELYMMRASIREEEETTIARFLSGLSLEIRDRVELLPYQDLNDLVQLCIKVEQQNLRKTSSQKVSPYSSFYPKKEFRREGSTSKEKPKEPTKPFTKETSTPPIRARDVKCFKCYGRGHVQAQCPNQRTLFLKGVDEYTSGEDEPSEKEEGGEDERVAPLEGELLMIRRTLNNHPSTSMETQRENIFHTRCNVLENICSLIVDSGSSCNCCSARMVEKLKLQVVPHPKPYKLQWLNENGELHVDKQVEIKFSIGNYKDKVLCDVVPMEACHILLGRPWQFDKKTFEFEDLFSQEGPIGLPPLRGIEHQIDFIPRASLPNRPAYRTNPEETKEIESQVQDLLEKGWVQKSLSPCAVPVLLVPKKDGKWRFIVNKKGVHVDPEKIKAIREWPTPQNVSDVRSFHGLASFYRRFVPNFSSLASPLNELVKKDVAFCWNEKHEQAFQRLKAQLTNAPILSLPNFSKTFEIECDASGVGIGAVLLQGGHPIAYFSEKLHGATLNYPTYDKELYALVRALKTWEHYLVSKEFVIHSDHESLKYLKGQHKLNKRHAKWMEFLEQFPYVIKYKKGSTNIVADALSRRYTLFSKLGAQILGFDHIRELYQEDQELSSIYAQCLHRAQGGYYVSEGYLFKEGKLCIPQGTHRKLLVKESHEGGLMGHFGVDKTLDLLKAKFCWPHMRKDVQRHCSRCISCLKAKSRTMPHGLYTPLPIANAPWEDISMDFILGLPRTARGHDSIFVVVDRFSKMSHFIPCHKVDDAQNISKLFFREVVRLHGLPRSIVSDRDPKFISHFWKTLWGKLGTRLQFSTSCHPQTDGQTEVVNRSLGTMLRAIMKGSHKSWDEYLPHIEFAYNRVVHKTTNASPFEVVYGFNPLTPMDLIPLPNPQDFVHKEGVIKADFIKKMHEKIKIQIQQQNEKYTKYNNKGKREIIFEEGDLVWLHLRKDRFPTQRKSKLSPRGDGPFQVLKRVNNNAYKLDLPLEYGVHDTFNVIDLSPFVGTNDDDELDLRTNPFQGGGDDGGGPSTPTQGSQGTSQGERLDQDQDQGERLGRESKRLGREAILLLEI, via the exons atgtcttcttctcctcactctccaaagtctatagaaagtgaagtaaaatctttgaaaactcttttaaaagaagtatcccaagcggtacaattgatctcttttagacaattggagaatgagaacaaaattaatgagttggctaaagctcaagaagagaagtcacaaaaatcacaaaaatcaaaaaaaactcatgcatctcaaagtattgagtctctaggggagggaagccgtagaatcaatgattattaccaaccaccccctagaagaactaggcaaagggaacaagaggtgccaagggaaacaatagtagacctacctcatttccatggtaaggaaaatgtagaagtatatctagattgggagatgaaggtagagcaactttttgcttgccatagggtaagtgaggaacgaaaagtacccttagccacccttagtttccaagggaatgccatgtattggtggacctctctcgaaagagatagacgtcttcatagggaaccttccattacatattggaatgaccttaggggagccctaagacgtcgacatataccctcttactaccatagggagttaatggacaagctccaaagactccaacaaagaaatatgagcgtagaggagtatagacaaaagatggagctctatatgatgagagcctctattagagaggaagaggaaaccaccattgctaggttccttagtggcctatcacttgagataagagatagagtagagctcttaccttatcaagacttgaatgatttggttcaactttgcattaaagttgagcaacaaaacttgcgcaaaacttcaagtcaaaaggtgagcccctattctagcttttatcccaagaaagagtttagaagggagggtagtacatccaaggaaaaaccaaaagagcctaccaaacccttcaccaaagaaacctcaaccccacccatccgagctagagatgtcaagtgttttaagtgctatggtagggggcatgtgcaagcacaatgtccaaaccaaaggactttgtttttaaaaggtgtagacgagtacactagtggcgaggatgagcctagtgagaaagaggaagggggagaggatgagagggtagctccactagagggagaattgcttatgattaggagaaccctcaacaatcaccctagcacatccatggaaacacaaagggagaacatctttcatacaagatgcaatgttttagaaaatatatgttctctcattgtggatagtggatctagttgtaattgttgtagtgctaggatggttgaaaagcttaagctacaagtagttcctcacccaaaaccttacaaacttcaatggcttaatgaaaatggggaactacatgtagacaagcaagtggaaatcaagttttccatagggaactacaaagataaagttttatgtgatgtagtgcctatggaagcttgccatatcttattagggaggccatggcaatttgacaagaaaacctt tgaatttgaagatctattctcccaagaaggacccattgggcttcctcctcttagggggatagaacatcaaattgactttataccgagggcaagcctaccaaataggcctgcttatagaaccaaccccgaggaaacaaaggagatagaatcacaagttcaagacttgttggagaagggttgggttcaaaagagcctaagcccttgtgctgtacctgtcttgttggtgccaaaaaaagatggaaaatggc gtttcatagttaacaaaaagggggtgcatgtagatcccgagaaaatcaaagccatccgcgagtggccaactccacaaaatgtaagtgatgtaagaagttttcatgggttagctagcttctatagaaggtttgtccctaatttttctagtctagcttctcctttgaatgaacttgtgaaaaaagatgttgcattttgttggaatgaaaagcatgagcaagcctttcaaaggctcaaagctcaactcaccaatgcacccattctatctcttccaaatttttccaaaacttttgagatagagtgtgatgcatcgggggtaggcataggtgcggttttgttgcaaggtggacaccccattgcttattttagtgaaaaactccatggtgccaccctcaactaccccacctatgacaaagagctctatgctcttgtgcgagccctaaagacttgggaacactaccttgtgtccaaagaatttgttatccatagtgatcacgagtctttaaaatatttaaagggccaacacaagctcaacaagagacatgctaaatggatggaatttcttgaacaatttccttatgtaatcaaatacaagaaaggaagcaccaatatagtggccgatgctctttcaagacggtacactctcttttcaaaactaggtgcccaaattcttggatttgaccacataagagagctttaccaagaagatcaagaactctcatccatctatgcccaatgtctacatagagcgcaaggaggttactatgtgtccgagggatatctttttaaagaaggaaaactttgcattccccaaggaacacatagaaaactccttgtcaaagaatcacatgaagggggactcatgggccattttggagttgataaaactctcgatcttttaaaagcaaaattttgttggccacacatgaggaaagatgtccaacgacattgttctagatgtatctcatgtttaaaagcaaagtctagaacaatgccgcatggactctacacccctttgccgattgcaaatgctccttgggaagacattagcatggatttcattttaggacttcctaggactgcaagaggccatgactctatctttgtggtagtggaccgttttagcaaaatgtcccactttattccatgccacaaagtggatgatgctcaaaatatttctaaactcttctttagagaagtggtgagactccatggtctccctagaagtatagtgtccgatcgagatcccaagtttataagccacttttggaaaactctttggggtaaacttggaacaagactacaattttcaacttcttgtcatcctcaaacggatggtcaaaccgaagtagtcaatagatctcttggaactatgcttagggctatcatgaagggaagccacaaatcttgggatgagtaccttccccacattgaatttgcttacaatagagtagttcacaagactactaatgcttctccttttgaggtagtatatggttttaatcctctcacgcccatggatttgataccccttcctaatccacaagattttgtgcataaggaaggagtaatcaaagctgattttatcaagaaaatgcatgagaagattaaaattcaaatacaacaacaaaatgagaagtacacaaaatacaacaacaaagggaagagagaaataatttttgaggaaggagacttagtttggcttcaccttcgcaaagatagatttccaactcaaaggaagtccaaactaagtccccgaggtgatggacctttccaagttctcaagcgagtcaacaacaatgcttataaattggacctacctcttgaatatggagtacatgacacttttaatgtaattgatctttctccatttgtaggaaccaatgacgatgacgagctggatttgaggacaaatcctttccaagggggaggggatgatggaggagggccaagcacacctacccaaggaagccaaggcacaagccaaggagagcgtctagaccaagaccaagaccaaggtgagcgtctaggacgtgaaagtaagcgtctaggacgtgaag ctatacttctcctagaaatttAG